The genomic DNA GAGACGTTGTAGCAAATACCCAGAGGTCGGCAGAGCCAGTGTCAAAGTCCAACAGGACTTTCTGAGGAGGGGTACCGATCAACACCTCGCAAAGGTACTCCATGTCACCTTGTTGGTCTTGggccccaacctctcccggCTTGTTGTCTCCCGTCTTCTCAACGAGAGAGGTCCACATGTCGCGTATGGCCCCCACGGCAAACTTGCCAGAGGTCCAGTTGGTGCTCGGGTCGCGGATCTTGCCGGAGGTAAGAGGGCctggcttggtgggctggAGGCCATAGCGGTTGATGGCAGAAGCGTAGGCCTTGGTGCCATGGCGCTGGAACttgctgttggggatggCCTTGACTTTGTGCAGGCCGAGCTCGGCGCGGAGCTTGGACTGGGCAATGAAGATGGACTCCATGAtgttgtgttggtggtgtgggtttTGGTAGTTGGGAGAGTCTTGGGTGTAATTGGTGGTGAGTAGAGAAAGGAGAAGCAGTTGTTGAAGGCTGAGGGTAGTGGTGTTGCTAAAGTAGGATGGTATTATCATGGGAAATCAAGTAGGAAATGAATGGGAAAACCGAAGAGGGGGTTCGTTTGCTTAAATAAGACTCATGCTGTCATGTGTGACTGGGTTGATGTCTGGATGGAAAGAACGAGGTGACCTTCGCCGCGCGGAGGAGCTCACACATGATGGCTGCCTTGGTACCAGCCATCAATTTCCGTTGTCGCTCTTTCCTCTCCATGATGGCTATGTTGATAACGCGCGCAAACCGCAGTCGCGTGTGACTCAAATCGCAGAAGCATTACGTCGACAGCAGGAAGGGCGCAATGGCAGAGTATTGTCATCGGTCGGCTGGTTTTAACGGCCGAGACTGGTGTTGGCAAGTGTTATCTGAAGCAGAGCCGCGGTGAGCCGTGGTGTTACCAGTTCCATCGTGTTTACCATGTGACAAAAGGTGCGACTGCTTGTTTTGACCGGTTGATACCAAGATTGTTTGCCTTGTCGCAGAGCGTGTTCATGAGCCATCCCGATAAGCCAGTCAACCGTGTTTCTCCAGCAAAACTCGCCCAGCCTCCCATGAGCCTTACACGAACCTCTATCGCGGATTTCCAATCACAGTAGACTCAGCATACTGCTATGGTCTAAGTAGGCCGCCCGCCTCATGATGCCACAGGTGACAGAATTGGCTTGCCACGCGTTTGACGTGGCCAGATAATCATCTCATGGGTTCAGTTTTACCCGCCCAAGTATGAACCCTCTAACTCCGGTGCTCAGCCAGCATTTTTCTCCATCAACCAGAGACTGAGCTaaaacaacctcctcaacaacaagtcCCCTACCCAAACCCGTTAGCACATCGCCCCATATCAATCATCCCCTTCTTATAAACATACATCTCCAGAGCCCACCTCCTGGTGGTACCATCCTGCCCACCATGCCATTCTTTATCAGTCTCCTTATTCACGAACGGTGTGACCCATTTCCCATCCCGAAAGAAATAAGGCGTGCTAATCGACCCCTCCATTACCGACCCATCCTTGCTATCCACAATCAAGACTTCCCTGGAAATCGTGGGTGACGTGATACCGGCCCGTTGCCTCGCCTCATCGTATACTTGTCTCTGGCTGGTCTTGTAATGTGTGAACTCTGATGGATTGACGTTGTCTGTTGTGTCGACTACCACTTCGAACACACTGCCCGAGTACAAGTCCAGTGTAGGGGGGTCTAGTGTTGTTGGAAAGAGTCTTGAGAGGGGGACTGATGGGACGGGAGCGGACGTCACTGTTAGTTTCCCGTTCTGGAAAATGTCCACCCTTACTCGGGCTGGCTGGTCTTTTTGAGCGAGATGAGCTGTGATATTGTCCGCCAAAAGTTGAAGTCCAGCGTCACCAGTGAGAGAAGAGATGACATAGTCCCATTTCCAATGATGAGCTGCGCGAAGCATGCGGTCGCGGTGGTAGTCTAGCATGTAAAAGGGAGAGGAGTGGCCATGGTTCCAGCTTGCGTGGGTGAAGTCTGGGTGGGAGTGAacttggaggagggcagggTCGTAACGAAGAGAAGTAAAGATCTGAAAATCGGACGATGCCATTTTGAATCAAGAATTGAACAAAGTGTTGAGCTATCTCCCAAAATCAAGGTGTAATTTGATTACTTCCTGATACTGCCAAAAAGCGACCCCTCCTAAATTGCCCCTGAGGGTTACTGTGGGGACCCGCAGAAGCTGGGCGTTCTGTGTTGACACAAGACAAATTATTGGTGCCTCAGGTTGCAatgctgcttctgcttggtgttggtgggggtggagcTTGGACCTTGATTAGCAAAGAGTGAAGTCACCGTTTTCTTATCGGTGGCAGGAGGCAAGTCCAAAAGGTGTGCCAGGTCAGGTTCCGGAAAAACCGCGTGGTGGAGCAGGTTGCAGCAGTCGCAATTGGCGGGCCGCGCTGGACCGATTTTTTTTTGATCAAGCTTCCATGGCTTGCTGTCGGCTGCTCAGTTGCTGGGAGAGACGTCAAGGCTTTGCTTTGCAGGATATTCACAAATAATCTGCATCACCAACCCGGCCGTCCACCCACACCCAGTCCAGTGTTGAGTGGCTTGTTAtctcacttttttttttgttatcGTCCCCTCCCAGTCTTGACCACCCGTATCATCTTTCTCCGGCTGAGCCCTTCACTAAGCGCTCCCTGCACCCAAAAGAGCCATGGCTCCCACGATTGCTTCAGGCCCCGCGGGGACCACTGTAACAGTGCCGGGCAATTCATCGCTGTGGGACCGCATCTCCAACTGGGCCTCTGAGAACAAAGGCCTCGTCTATACCATTGCTGGCGTCGCCGTAGTGGTCACCGGTGCCGGTGTTGTTTACTATATCCGCAAGGGTCCTGATGAAGTGAGCAGAAGCACCCACCCTGtcgtcaaccccatcatacccctcgtcgccgccgttatcgtcgtcgtcatcgtcgcCTACCGGGATACTGACCCTTTGTTCTCTTTTCTAGGAGTCTGTCCCAAAGCCcagcaagaaggagaggcGGAAACGGAAAcaggccgagaaggaagccGAGAAGGGCGCTGCCGCCGAGAAGCAAGCAGAAACCCCCAAGACCGCCACAGTAGAGACCGCCGATGAGCTGCCAGAAATTGACGAGGCCAGTGTCATCGGCCTATCCGAATCCCAACGCAAGGAGTATGCCGCTAAGCTTAAGGAGGCTGGTAACAAGGCCTACAACCAGAAGGATTTCAACAAGGCTATTGAGCTTTACTCGAAAGCCATCCTTTGCAAGCCAGACCCAGTTTACTACTGCAACCGCGCTGCCTGCCACAACGCCCTGAGCGAATGGGaaaaggttgttgaggacaccaccgccgctcTTGCCTTCGACAATGAGTACATCAAGGCCCTCAACCGCCGCTCGAATGCTTACGACCACCTCGGCAAGTACAGCGAAGCtctcctcgacatcaccgccagctGTATCATCGATGGTTTCAGGAACGAGCAGAGCGCGCAGGCCGTCGAGCGTCTTCTGAAGAAGTTTGCCGAGACCAAAGCGAAGGAAATCCTCGAAACCAAGCCCGCCAGACTGCCCAGCGCGACCTTTGTGGGCAACTATCTTCAAAGCTTCAGGGCCAAGCCAAGGCCagcggggttggaggatgacGCCGAATTGGACGAGGAGACTGGAAAGGGCCAGCTGCAAAAGGGTCTGAAGGCGATGGAAAGCAAGATTGCGCCATCGtacgaggaggctgccgaggctTTCGAGAAGGCTCTGACTCTGGGAGACCTCGGTGAATACGAGGCTTACGCTCACAACCTTCGCGGTACATTCCAATGCCTCAAAGGCAAGCATCAGGAGGCTTTGGCCGATCTGTCCAAGAGTATCGAGCTTGATCCCGGGCTCACCCAGAGTTATATCAAGCGGGCCAGCATGAATCTGGAGCTCGGTGCACCagacaaggctgaggaggatttcgaag from Podospora pseudoanserina strain CBS 124.78 chromosome 2, whole genome shotgun sequence includes the following:
- the TOM70 gene encoding TOM (translocase of outer membrane) complex component (EggNog:ENOG503NUNW; COG:U) → MAPTIASGPAGTTVTVPGNSSLWDRISNWASENKGLVYTIAGVAVVVTGAGVVYYIRKGPDEESVPKPSKKERRKRKQAEKEAEKGAAAEKQAETPKTATVETADELPEIDEASVIGLSESQRKEYAAKLKEAGNKAYNQKDFNKAIELYSKAILCKPDPVYYCNRAACHNALSEWEKVVEDTTAALAFDNEYIKALNRRSNAYDHLGKYSEALLDITASCIIDGFRNEQSAQAVERLLKKFAETKAKEILETKPARLPSATFVGNYLQSFRAKPRPAGLEDDAELDEETGKGQLQKGLKAMESKIAPSYEEAAEAFEKALTLGDLGEYEAYAHNLRGTFQCLKGKHQEALADLSKSIELDPGLTQSYIKRASMNLELGAPDKAEEDFEAALAKNPEDPDIYYHRAQLHFIKGEFADAQKDYQKSIDLDPDFIFSHIQLGVTQYKLGSIASSMATFRRCIKNFPKIPDVYNYYGELLLDQTKFSEAIEKFDTAIELEKETKPMSMNVLPLINKSLALFQWKQDFSEAEKLCEKALIIDPECDIAVATMAQLLLQQGRVTEALKYFERAAELARTEGELVSAISYAEATRTQIQVQEKYPDLASKLSGMGGGVVR
- the ABZ2 gene encoding Aminodeoxychorismate lyase (COG:E; EggNog:ENOG503P2UR), coding for MASSDFQIFTSLRYDPALLQVHSHPDFTHASWNHGHSSPFYMLDYHRDRMLRAAHHWKWDYVISSLTGDAGLQLLADNITAHLAQKDQPARVRVDIFQNGKLTVTSAPVPSVPLSRLFPTTLDPPTLDLYSGSVFEVVVDTTDNVNPSEFTHYKTSQRQVYDEARQRAGITSPTISREVLIVDSKDGSVMEGSISTPYFFRDGKWVTPFVNKETDKEWHGGQDGTTRRWALEMGLVVEEVVLAQSLVDGEKCWLSTGVRGFILGRVKLNP